From a single Rutidosis leptorrhynchoides isolate AG116_Rl617_1_P2 chromosome 5, CSIRO_AGI_Rlap_v1, whole genome shotgun sequence genomic region:
- the LOC139848665 gene encoding anthocyanidin 3-O-glucosyltransferase 5-like, translating into MDGLEVFVSELEVAGSSPDGSLQKSHVVFLPSPGIGHLTPLYELALVNQHNIRNDTKPKALVIDIFSTDVFETCTDLSIPIYVFFTASAVLFTLSLYLLKLDREIEGEFVDLNETIKVPGCNPVRNQDAYHVVNPKSDEYKWYMLHVSKLPMVKGIFVNTWDDLEPVSLEAVKNERFFLDIPTPPVYPIGPLTKRVEPVCNEHEKEIIAWLDKQPKDSVLFIALGSGGTLSSEQLTELAYGLELSQQRFVFVVRKPSDYAAAAFFDVGSEYEEVSSYLPEGFLKRTNRVGLVVNSWAPHVVVLKHSSTGAFLSHCGWNSTLESVKHGVPMIARPMYSEQRMNATVLSDEVGVAVKVPVVGDGGETVVVGRDEIAKVVREVMEGEKGKKLRCKAKELEASGRNSLSRGGSGFETLARVVESWKLN; encoded by the exons ATGGATGGTTTAGAGGTGTTTGTGAGTGAgctggaggtcgcgggttcgagtcct gacgggtctttacaaaaatCTCATGTTGTATTTCTCCCAAGCCCCGGAATAGGCCACCTCACCCCTCTTTACGAGCTCGCCCTCGTAAACCAACATAACATTCGG AACGACACGAAACCAAAAGCTCTTGTTATCGACATTTTCTCTACAGACGTGTTCGAAACTTGTACCGATTTATCAATCCCGATTTATGT GTTTTTCACCGCTTCAGCTGTCCTTTTTACTCTCTCATTGTATCTTCTTAAGTTGGACCGCGAAATTGAAGGCGAGTTTGTGGATCTAAATGAAACGATAAAGGTACCGGGTTGTAACCCGGTCCGAAACCAAGACGCATACCATGTCGTAAACCCAAAATCCGACGAGTACAAATGGTACATGTTGCATGTAAGCAAGTTACCTATGGTTAAAGGGATATTTGTAAATACTTGGGATGATCTTGAACCAGTTTCGCTTGAAGCTGTGAAAAATGAAAGGTTCTTTCTTGATATCCCTACACCACCGGTTTATCCAATCGGACCGCTCACGAAACGGGTCGAACCGGTTTGTAATGAACACGAGAAAGAAATTATTGCATGGCTTGATAAACAACCGAAAGACTCGGTTCTGTTTATTGCACTCGGAAGTGGTGGGACATTATCAAGTGAGCAACTCACTGAGTTGGCTTATGGTTTAGAGCTGAGTCAGCAACGGTTTGTTTTTGTTGTACGGAAGCCGAGTGATTACGCTGCTGCAGCGTTTTTTGATGTAGGGAGTGAGTATGAAGAGGTGAGTAGTTACTTGCCAGAAGGGTTCTTGAAACGAACGAATCGGGTCGGGTTGGTGGTTAATTCATGGGCCCCACACGTGGTGGTGCTTAAGCACTCGAGTACGGGAGCGTTTTTGTCACATTGCGGGTGGAACTCGACGTTGGAAAGTGTTAAACATGGTGTGCCGATGATCGCAAGGCCTATGTATTCTGAGCAGAGGATGAATGCAACGGTGTTGAGTGATGAGGTTGGGGTGGCCGTGAAGGTGCCGGTGGTGGGGGACGGCGGTGAGACGGTGGTGGTGGGGAGAGATGAGATTGCAAAGGTGGTTAGGGAGGTTATGGAAGGTGAAAAAGGTAAGAAATTGAGATGTAAGGCTAAAGAGTTGGAGGCGAGTGGTAGGAACTCACTGAGTCGCGGTGGGTCGGGTTTTGAAACACTCGCCCGAGTTGTTGAGTCATGGAAACTTAATTGA
- the LOC139846689 gene encoding probable protein phosphatase 2C 55: MPSNYFSRLRGSFIQGIQRSYVVLEGSFVESFEVLPVHGKVLFNKPGFYYRTFAAFSDLNILFQRGNPVAAHSNLKSTSQRKNLSVVETVSRTLSIPSVSGPPFQVCGYHIDNLLTGHHKLPLAISGSSLLGRYRPNKSTASHGYLFASNRNFRRFRSGCQISTSLSNNEQPDILWHVSNTSGNCNPLGSERKSLHTSSSTCLSASTASDISFDNDVCDGQLTSSTDSDDRMPVEGRSLKLLSGSCYMPHPAKEETGGEDAHFICSEKRAIGVADGVGGWVDHGIDAGIYARELMFNSLSAVEDEPTGSTNPARVLEKAHLNTKAKGSSTACIIALTDQGLSAINLGDSGFMVVRDGCTVFRSPAQQHNFNFTYQLENGNNGDSPSSGQVFSISVAPGDVIVAGTDGLFDNLYNNDITAVVVHAVRAGLGPQVLAQKIAALARQRAQEKDRQTPFSAAAQEAGFRYYGGKLDDITVVVSYITMSKGESG; this comes from the exons ATGCCGTCTAATTACTTTTCGAGACTGAGAGGTTCATTTATACAGGGGATCCAACGATCGTATGTAGTTTTAGAAGGTAGCTTTGTGGAATCGTTTGAAGTTTTACCTGTTCATGGGAAGGTATTGTTTAACAAGCCCGGTTTCTACTACAGAACATTTGCAGCGTTTAGTGATTTAAATATTTTATTCCAACGTGGTAATCCTGTTGCTGCTCATTCGAATTTAAAGTCAACGAGTCAAAGAAAGAATCTTTCTGTTGTTGAAACTGTCTCACGGACATTGTCAATTCCATCTGTATCTGGGCCGCCATTTCAAGTGTGTGGGTATCATATTGATAATTTGCTGACTGGGCATCACAAGTTGCCTTTGGCTATTTCTGGTTCTAGTTTACTTGGGAGATATCGTCCGAATAAGTCAACTGCCAGCCATGGGTATCTTTTTGCATCGAATCGCAATTTCAGAAGATTTCGAAGTGGCTGTCAGATCAGCACTAGTTTGAGTAATAACGAACAACCTGATATTTTATGGCATGTTTCCAATACGAGTGGTAATTGCAACCCATTAGGTTCAGAACGTAAGAGCTTACACACCTCATCATCAACATGTTTATCTGCATCAACAGCCTCTGATATATCCTTCGATAATGATGTATGTGATGGTCAACTTACAAGTTCTACAGACTCTGATGATAG GATGCCTGTAGAAGGAAGATCGCTGAAGCTTCTTTCAGGGTCATGTTATATGCCTCATCCTGCAAAGGAGGAAACGGGTGGTGAGGATGCGCACTTTATTTGTTCAGAAAAACGAGCTATAGGTGTAGCTGATGGTGTAGGTGGCTGGGTTGACCATGGTATTGATGCTGGGATATATGCACGAGAACTTATGTTTAATTCCTTAAGTGCTGTAGAAGATGAACCCACAGGCTCTACTAATCCAGCCAGGGTATTGGAGAAAGCTCATTTAAACACTAAGGCCAAAGGATCATCTACTGCATGCATTATTGCCCTAACTGATCAG GGTCTTAGTGCCATCAATTTAGGTGACAGTGGATTCATGGTGGTTAGAGATGGATGTACTGTTTTTCGATCCCCTGCGCAGCAACACAATTTCAATTTCACGTATCAATTGGAGAATGGAAATAATGGTGATTCACCCAGCTCTGGTCAG GTATTCTCGATTTCTGTTGCCCCAGGAGATGTAATTGTAGCAGGGACTGATGGACTGTTTGATAATTTGTACAACAATGATATAACCGCGGTGGTGGTTCATGCAGTGAGAGCTGGGTTGGGCCCACAAGTATTAGCTCAAAAGATAGCAGCTTTGGCTCGGCAAAGGGCACAAGAAAAGGACAGGCAGACACCTTTCTCTGCCGCTGCCCAGGAAGCTGGCTTTCGTTATTATGGTGGCAAGCTTGATGATATTACAGTTGTTGTCTCCTATATTACCATGTCAAAAGGC GAATCAGGATGA
- the LOC139848347 gene encoding arabinosyltransferase RRA3-like — translation MAGLVGRRSTHTSQTGRGSRITVAILIGILLGCIFALLYPNGFFNSNPTSHFNTHRHVITNPQTGSTLCESTERVNMLKSDISDLSNLKDELKKQVRDLTEKLHAVEQKNSQAEQQVVVTGEQQKAGPFGTVKGIKTNPPVLPDESVNPRLAKILEKVAVNKEVIVALANSNVKAMLEVSVSSIKKAGIPNYLVVALDHGIVDFCQENGVAYYTRDPDDVIDSVAKTGGNHAVSGLKFRVLREFLQLGYSVLLSDVDIVYIQNPFDYIYRDSDVESMSDGHDNNTAYGYNDVFDEPAMGWSRFAHTIRIWVYNSGFFYLPPTLPAIELLDRVADRLSHPPPAWDQSVFNEELFFP, via the exons ATGGCGGGTCTTGTGGGTCGCAGATCCACCCATACATCACAAACGGGCCGTGGATCTCGAATCACCGTCGCAATTCTCATTGGAATCTTGCTCGGTTGTATCTTTGCACTTTTATACCCTAACGGTTTCTTCAATTCAAATCCAACTTCTCATTTCAATACTCACCGTCATGTTATAACAAATCCACAG ACCGGGTCTACGTTATGTGAATCGACAGAGCGAGTTAACATGTTGAAGTCTGACATATCTGATTTATCAAACTTAAAGGACGAACTAAAGAAACAAGTTCGGGATTTAACTGAAAAATTACATGCAGTTGAACAGAAAAACAGTCAAGCTGAACAGCAAGTTGTAGTTACAGGGGAGCAGCAAAAAGCTGGACCTTTTGGTACTGTCAAGGGTATAAAAACTAACCCGCCCGTTCTTCCAGATGAATCAGTTAACCCAAGACTCGCAAAAATCTTGGAAAAAGTTGCAGTTAATAAAGAGGTTATAGTTGCACTTGCAAATTCGAATGTAAAAGCGATGTTAGAGGTATCGGTTTCAAGCATAAAAAAAGCAGGGATACCTAATTATCTTGTTGTGGCTTTAGACCACGGGATTGTCGATTTTTGCCAAGAAAACGGCGTGGCGTATTACACGAGAGATCCAGATGATGTCATCGATTCGGTTGCTAAAACGGGAGGTAATCATGCTGTCTCagggttaaaatttagggttttgagGGAGTTTTTACAGTTAGGTTACAGTGTTTTGCTGTCTGATGTTGATATCGTTTACATACAGAACCCATTTGATTATATATATCGTGATTCAGATGTCGAGTCTATGTCTGATGGACATGATAACAATACGGCTTACGGATACAATGATGTATTCGATGAACCTGCAATGGGTTGGTCTCGATTTGCTCATACGATCCGAATTTGGGTTTATAATTCCGGGTTTTTTTATTTACCACCTACTTTGCCTGCAATCGAGCTTTTAGACCGAGTAGCTGATCGGTTATCACATCCACCGCCCGCTTGGGATCAATCGGTTTTCAACGAAGAGCTATTTTTTCCTTAG